The following proteins are encoded in a genomic region of Struthio camelus isolate bStrCam1 chromosome 3, bStrCam1.hap1, whole genome shotgun sequence:
- the CIMIP6 gene encoding LOW QUALITY PROTEIN: uncharacterized protein C2orf73 homolog (The sequence of the model RefSeq protein was modified relative to this genomic sequence to represent the inferred CDS: inserted 1 base in 1 codon) yields MTYVQAQLTVQLIMSSSLAASLDHVVQALPNNSLCHGSLATPRTPKSLPKILQEQTSFSHQCNDRESPNGPIRGKRHGAFVCTEIKPASXSIVPEGTEIFLSARGSCSLEQPKTEKGNSVKS; encoded by the exons ATGACATATGTGCAAGCGCAGCTTACTGTCCAACTCATCATGTCCTCTTCCCTTGCG GCTAGCTTGGACCACGTAGTACAAGCGCTCCCTAACAATAGTCTATGTCATGGCTCCCTTGCAACTCCTAGAACACCCAAAAGTCTTCCAAAGATTCTACAAGAACAGACCTCCTTTAGCCATCAGTGCAATGACAGAGAATCTCCTAATGGACCCATCCGAGGAAAG CGACATGGAGCTTTTGTGTGCACAGAGATAAAACCAGCGA GGTCGATAGTTCCTGAGGGAACAGAAATATTCCTGAGTGCTAGAGGGTCATGTTCACTAGAACAgccaaaaacagagaaaggaaactcAGTGAAAAGCTGA